The nucleotide window CAATATCTTGAGGGACTTTACTGGGCGGCTTTCCATCTGAACTTATCAAGATATATGATTTTGGCAGCACAACGGCATATTCAGGCGATAAAGATTTTGGGAGTATCAACTTTGGCTTCGATTGTTTCTGTGTCACGACGGCCCTTGATCTCTTCTCTTGATGTTGTTTTCTTAGTAACAGTGGGTCAGGCATAGATATCctagaaaaacaaatttttttcatcatttaaatatatattcgtTGCTGCTAGTAGTAGCTAGTAGTTGGCTCTGTAGTTGTAAATATCTAATCAAagttcgattggaatttgggACTGGACGCAGCTTACACCTATCctttaaaaatcaaatcatGGGAGATATTGGAATTGAAACACCACAATTAAATGGTACGAAATGAACTAAGATACATGGGTTTAGATACATTTCATTCAACGTTTTATTGTACTGTACAAGAATAGTAAGGTCAAGACAAACTAAAAACCTTGGTATTGTAGCTTTcagaaattttgatattcttTGTCGATAACCATGTTTTAAATACGCTTCTGCTgtacaaaattaaattcaagtAACTTCGGAAGTCTCTAAATTTCCTAAACCACACTGTTGTGTTGAATCCAACTAAGAACGTGTGTTTTTAAAGATGACCAAATCTATCATggaatgaataaacaaactaGTGACATGCTTCATTTGACTGTATCGAAGAAATGATAGATATTATTGTTTGAAGTGTAGAGTAAATCTGGCATACTCAGTGGTATTTCAAATAAGACTTTCAGAAGCTGGAtgcctgaaaaaaaatgttgctaATGGACACCTTACTCCAAATTTGACCTTAATCAAATTAATCTCATAAATCATCTGtgagagattgaaaaaaaaaaaacaaaataaatttcaaaacaagTTTCTACTTCGAACAACAGCTTTTCAACTCGTTTTCTTCATTATTGCCACCTTTTACATTTACCAACAAGCCTATAAAACACAATCAATTAATCTTGGACCTCTTTTGGATGATCTTTTGTATCCCTAGATAAACCCTGGAGAATGCTATCAATATAAACTCTGGGTAGTGGCGGATGAGAACCGGGATGTGATTTTCTATGACTGGTTAGCCCGGGTTTCTGGGTGAATGTCTTGCCGCATATGTCACATACGTAGGGCCGTTTTCCAGTGTGAATGAGCAGATGTTGTCTGAGAGTATTCCTGCGAGCAAATGACTGAGCGCATACGGTGCAGGAGTAAGGTTTAATACCGGTGTGCGATCGCATATGGACTTCCAAATCGTACGGGatgtgaaacatttttccacATTGTTCACATACAACTCTCTCCTTGGTTTCGTGCCAGTGAAGGTGCTGCTCAAGCCCTTTTTGGGAGACAAGCCGCcgtttacaaattttacaaacatGCTCTGGCTTCTCGTGAATATACTTTATGTGAGACTTCAAAGCGTGTAAATTCTTACTTTCATGACCGCAAACTTCACAGACAATAGGTGGATTGCCGCTGTGCATCTGGTTAATGTGTTGTTTTagattattttgtattttaaataGTTTACTACAAAATTTACATGAGAACTGATAGTTGTCTGTGTGTTTTCTGACGAAATGATCCCTCAGTGTCCACTTTTTATTACTCTTGTATTCACATACGCTGCACTCGTGCATTTGTGGCCCGTGAATTTCCTCCATATGAAGTTTAAGGTCCCGTTTCAGGGCAAAGGTTTTCGCGCACGTCATGCATTTGTAGGCGTGCTGTTTTATGTGCGATGCaagcttatttttattaaaatatactttttcGCATAAGTCACATTGCAATTTTATTCCCTTCTTTGTATTCTTACTTTGATTCAATTTCGTATCACGTATTTCAAAGTTTACTTCAGTCTCTCCAAGCATAACACTGGGTCTGTTATTACTCTTACGCTTCTTTCGGGTTTCCTTGGTAACCTTTTCTATTATCTCAATCATCAATTCCGGTGTGCGTTCATTATTCAAAAAGTGCACACTTGTTGCAGAAGATACTCGACATTGCGACAATGGAATGCTCAAGGGATCTGATGGTATGAGTCTAAAACAGAAAAAGGGCAGAGACACCATTTCAGTTACATCACAGGATGAGGTTTAATGAccataaaatttaaatacttACTTGATAAATATGGTAGATATAATTAATCCGACAgtcatattatacaaattaattattactttatttGTCAACATATCGCTTGATGGGTACCCATGGAAAATTGGTATTCTTAACACTGAAAGCCATATGTTCCATGTACAGAGCTCAATTAGGGATTAGAAAAGACAATATTGATAAAGTAACGGTTTTATTACATCACAGAGACATATTACGATAaaacgatttttgttttatggtGACGAGAGtcagaaatgaaaatcaattattgtACCTTTTCCTTTTACAAATCAACCCGGATTCCTAAATAAAAGTTGGTCACATGTGACACATGGTATTGGTAAATTACCTCTGTGAAACTGCTCCATGCAATGCCTCAGATGGTTTACATTCACATGAAATAAGTATTTAAAGATCCTTTCAAACTACGTAGTTTATAGTTTCTCATGCCACAATCATATACCTGTGCCTATGTACTTGTTTTGTGTAAATTTTGAGTAGTGCTATCGACTAGGTTTTAACAGGACTTTGCAACTTGTATGTACGCTGCATTATTGTTCCGTGAAACAACATGATTTTAATTATGGAATATAACATTAGAGTAATATTCCAATTCCCATTTTCCGTAGTAGACTCATTGATGTAGGATTGGGAATTTATGCCAGCCTCATATCAGCATAGACCTTCGCTTCCCGactattatttgaaatttggtaaagTAATCAATACTTTGTAATTTCATATTGTAAGTGGACAGGCATGTTTGAGGAGTAAGATGATTTTTTCCTAAAACAAAGTCATTTGATGATTAATGTCATTTGCCATGAATAAGATTTGATATGCACAATGAATGTATCGTGTTAACGATATGCTTACATACCAATATCGTACGTAGAGTTTAGAGCTGTATTACCGTAAgtagaaatattgaaactaGCCTGGAAAATTATCCAATATAAATACAATCTTATCCTATAATAATACTACTACATTagaatattgtaataaaagtTTCGATGATTATACACTGACTACGTTTTCAGTTTTACAGTGATGCAATCTTCATCAATGCGTAACAAAGTGAATGTTGTACAGTCAAAACAAACCTGCTTATCTCGATGAACATTCGTTtccatgtatttttttcttaagcATATAATTTCCATCatatgtacaaaataaaaaagctaGTAATATTTTACAAAGATATTTCACTAGCCAAACGCACAGCTGatttacttgtgaaaaataaacttaaaaaatgaacattcTCAAACCGTTAATCACattaaattttgatgaattaaTGTCTATTTATGCATCGGTTCGGCAATGGCGTTAAAAACCATTATTCAAATGCAAGGAAGCTCGTTAGGATAAAACCTTGCAGTGTGGGAACTAGGCTCCTTACTTAATACAAAGACGATAGGGATAAATTTCATCTCGTACTTGTAGCTGGTTACGTGTTCCCACTCTGATCTGCACTGCTATTTTTGCCAGCATACTCTCTGGCAAATTCTGTAATGATGGTCTTAATGGAGACGGCTGGCAGTGGAGGCAAAGGTCCGGGGTGTCTCTTCCTGTGACATATCAAACCAGGTTTTTGAGCAAATGCCTGGCCACAGATATCACATATGTAGGGTCGTTTTCCCGTATGAATGAGGACATGCTGTTCCTGAGCGGTTTGACGTCTGAAGGTTTTTCCACACACTAAGCATGGAAAAGGCTTGATGCCTGTGTGGACTCGTATATGAGAATCCAAATCACGACCACGGAATCTTTTCCCACATGTCGGACAAACAATcttctctttattttcatGCCACGACAAGTGCTGCTTGAGATTCTCCTGCGTTGTCATTCCTCGCTTGCAAATATTACACTCAAACTCAGGTTTGTAATGGCGATACTTCATATGTGCTTTGAGGGCATGTAAATTTTTACTAAAGTGCCCACAGACGTCGCATACTATGGGCGGATTTCCACTGTGATTTTGCTTCATGTGGTGATTCAAa belongs to Neodiprion lecontei isolate iyNeoLeco1 chromosome 5, iyNeoLeco1.1, whole genome shotgun sequence and includes:
- the LOC107217904 gene encoding zinc finger protein OZF-like — translated: MIWPDKKVARDDIKLLSKETHLDSVSKNPDTIVETRNSKPVRRVTRSKKTFECNSCQKTFLKKSNLAEHLKQHRHKCTECGKTFSLKRYLSTHFEKIHRPQLYECSVCDYKSNNKGTLKNHFIRLHTSAFNFSCDSCGKQFKIKKALNHHMKQNHSGNPPIVCDVCGHFSKNLHALKAHMKYRHYKPEFECNICKRGMTTQENLKQHLSWHENKEKIVCPTCGKRFRGRDLDSHIRVHTGIKPFPCLVCGKTFRRQTAQEQHVLIHTGKRPYICDICGQAFAQKPGLICHRKRHPGPLPPLPAVSIKTIITEFAREYAGKNSSADQSGNT
- the LOC107217901 gene encoding zinc finger protein OZF-like, whose amino-acid sequence is MTVGLIISTIFIKLIPSDPLSIPLSQCRVSSATSVHFLNNERTPELMIEIIEKVTKETRKKRKSNNRPSVMLGETEVNFEIRDTKLNQSKNTKKGIKLQCDLCEKVYFNKNKLASHIKQHAYKCMTCAKTFALKRDLKLHMEEIHGPQMHECSVCEYKSNKKWTLRDHFVRKHTDNYQFSCKFCSKLFKIQNNLKQHINQMHSGNPPIVCEVCGHESKNLHALKSHIKYIHEKPEHVCKICKRRLVSQKGLEQHLHWHETKERVVCEQCGKMFHIPYDLEVHMRSHTGIKPYSCTVCAQSFARRNTLRQHLLIHTGKRPYVCDICGKTFTQKPGLTSHRKSHPGSHPPLPRVYIDSILQGLSRDTKDHPKEVQD